The Malus domestica chromosome 10, GDT2T_hap1 genome contains a region encoding:
- the LOC108174239 gene encoding uncharacterized protein has translation MELIDLGFTSPKFTWHGTRNNSLVQERLDRGLVNDPGGMWTKNLFKFEAFWCKESGCKEIIERTWNMDVEGSWLNKWHKKIQATKRNLKRWSDASFRGRKNEIASLSNHLGRLQVNWGVKMDDIKEITENINKLEEQKEQFWLQRSRVRWLKQSNHIGRLQNASGNWTDDLSGIWRVVKDHFLRLFSMDESRCWGDILECVDPIVTAEINVALGKPVDKGEIREASTQMGRMKADGLDGFQRVPHPENVNQFKLISLCNYSYKVLSKILANRLKPFLPELISPSQNAFVHGRQIQDNIILAHEVIHFLKLQKAKHCFELGIKLDMNKAYDWVEWDFLEAVMRKMGFCDAWVNIVMCCVSSVQFSVHLNGQPGKSFKPLRGLRQGDPLSPYLFLIVSEVISRLLKRATDIQFLDGIQINANCHRLTHLLFTDDTLVFLKATPDNCRNLSSLLKAYYKASGQQVSLQKSTVYFSANTSVALAHELSGILEMTVVEDPGTYLGVPTMWGRLKRDALAFIKERVLAKILGWKQQFLSQCWRLLHELESLWVKVLKDRYFPQDSFFTAKRGGRASWVWSSLLEGWDLIIHGSRWQVSSIFNGRSIPTDGGEINKTRVVASIIDTERRTWSEDEIRDLFSESAGAAISRIHIGDSCSPDHLFWPASKTNAYSVKLGYWWLRNSIPVMRLDHPSTSHSILPQEWAGIWKLWVPPKVKFFLWRCVRGAIATRENLFKRMSAENPCCLICLLHSESVEHMLLLCPWVQPVWFGGPLCIRIIGASISSFDDWLSHLFSLQLGSSESKSSTWEAFADANSRIHGLAPSPRNNHLCEVSWSPPPPSVLKINVDVSWRHGASSAWVGLVIHDSSRRCLEVRMMKVLASSAAMAESLVVLEGRLLAKGLNFPRVVIESDSKLVTSCLQDCSSSCAWELFPIQDRVFGWLGRLSKLAPGLGFQDQQTVRRTSL, from the exons ATGGAGCTGATAGATCTGGGATTTACGAGTCCGAAATTCACTTGGCATGGAACCCGTAACAATTCCCTGGTCCAAGAGCGTCTGGATAGGGGTTTGGTGAATG ACCCAGGTGGTATGTGGACCAAGAACTTGTTCAAGTTTGAAGCTTTCTGGTGTAAGGAGTCGGGGTGCAAAGAAATTATTGAACGAACCTGGAACATGGATGTTGAGGGTTCGTGGTTGAACAAATGGCACAAGAAAATCCAAGCAACTAAACGAAACCTTAAGAGGTGGAGCGATGCCTCTTTCAGAGGCCGGAAGAATGAGATTGCTTCTTTATCTAACCATCTGGGAAGGCTACAAGTAAATTGGGGGGTAAAAATGGATGATATTAAGGAGATCACAGAGAATATCAACAAACTTGAGGAGCAGAAGGAACAATTTTGGCTTCAGAGGTCCCGCGTTCGGTGGTTAAAGCAG TCAAACCATATTGGTAGGCTCCAAAATGCAAGTGGGAATTGGACGGATGATCTCTCGGGTATCTGGCGTGTGGTTAAAGACCACTTCTTGCGGTTGTTCTCAATGGATGAGAGTCGATGCTGGGGGGACATTCTGGAATGTGTTGACCCAATTGTTACTGCTGAGATCAATGTTGCTTTAGGAAAGCCGGTGGATAAGGGGGAGATCAGGGAGGCATCGACCCAAATGGGAAGGATGAAGGCGGATGGTCTGGATGGGTTCCAGAGG GTCCCGCACCCGGAAAACGTGAATCAATTCAAACTAATAAGCCTTTGCAATTACTCTTACAAGGTTTTATCTAAAATCCTTGCCAATCGGTTGAAACCTTTTTTGCCGGAGCTAATTTCCCCCAGTCAAAATGCCTTCGTCCATGGTCGCCAAATCcaagataatattattttggcCCATGAGGTTATCCACTTCCTGAAGCTCCAGAAAGCTAAACACTGTTTTGAGCTGGGAATCAAACTTGACATGAACAAAGCTTATGACTGGGTTGAATGGGATTTTTTGGAGGCCGTGATGAGGAAAATGGGTTTCTGTGATGCTTGGGTGAATATTGTGATGTGTTGTGTTTCTTCTGTCCAGTTTTCTGTGCATCTTAATGGGCAGCCTGGAAAGAGTTTCAAGCCGTTAAGGGGGTTGCGTCAGGGGGACCCCCTATCCCCATATTTATTTTTGATTGTCAGTGAAGTTATCTCCCGTCTTCTCAAGAGGGCTACTGATATTCAATTCCTGGATGGTATTCAGATCAATGCGAATTGTCATCGGCTAACCCATCTTCTTTTCACTGATGACACGCTTGTGTTCCTGAAAGCTACTCCTGATAATTGCAGGAACTTGTCGAGTTTATTGAAAGCATACTATAAGGCTTCTGGTCAGCAGGTAAGCCTTCAGAAATCAACGGTTTACTTTAGCGCCAACACTTCTGTTGCTTTGGCCCATGAGCTCAGTGGCATCCTAGAAATGACGGTTGTGGAGGATCCGGGGACGTACTTGGGTGTTCCTACAATGTGGGGGAGATTGAAACGTGATGCGCTTGCTTTCATCAAGGAGCGAGTCTTGGCAAAAATTTTGGGGTGGAAGCAACAATTCCTCTCCCAG TGTTGGCGCCTTCTCCACGAGCTTGAGTCACTTTGGGTTAAAGTGCTGAAGGATAGATATTTCCCTCAGGACTCGTTTTTTACGGCAAAGCGGGGTGGGCGTGCATCGTGGGTTTGGTCTAGCCTGTTGGAGGGTTGGGACCTGATCATTCATGGTTCTAGATGGCAG GTTTCAAGCATTTTCAACGGTCGTTCGATTCCCACGGATGGAGGGGAGATTAACAAGACACGGGTGGTGGCCTCCATCATTGACACGGAGCGCAGGACGTGGAGCGAGGATGAGATTAGGGATCTATTTTCTGAGTCTGCTGGGGCTGCTATCTCCAGGATTCATATTGGGGATTCGTGTTCCCCTGATCACCTCTTCTGGCCTGCTTCTAAGACTAACGCTTACTCTGTTAAATTAGGGTATTGGTGGTTGCGCAATTCTATTCCTGTTATGAGGCTTGACCATCCATCGACCTCTCATTCTATTCTTCCTCAGGAGTGGGCTGGCATTTGGAAGCTATGGGTCCCTCCAAAAGTGAAATTCTTTTTGTGGCGTTGCGTTAGAGGTGCCATTGCTACTCGGGAGAACCTGTTTAAGAGAATGAGTGCTGAAAACCCATGCTGTCTTATTTGTCTTCTTCATTCGGAATCTGTTGAgcacatgttgctcctatgccCGTGGGTGCAGCCTGTGTGGTTTGGTGGTCCTCTCTGCATTCGTATTATTGGCGCCTCTATTTCCTCATTTGATGACTGGCTCTCTCACCTGTTTTCGTTGCAGCTGGGGTCCTCCGAGTCTAAGTCAAG TACTTGGGAGGCCTTTGCTGATGCTAACTCCAGGATCCATGGCCTTGCTCCCTCACCTAGGAACAACCATTTGTGTGAGGTTTCGtggtctcctcctcctccttccgtgtTGAAGATAAATGTGGATGTGAGTTGGAGACATGGTGCTTCTTCGGCATGGGTTGGCTTGGTGATTCATGACTCGAGTCGTAGGTGTTTGGAGGTCAGAATGATGAAGGTCCTGGCCTCTTCTGCTGCAATGGCGGAGTCCTTGGTGGTTTTGGAGGGGCGTCTTCTAGCGAAGGGTCTGAATTTCCCCCGGGTGGTGATTGAATCGGATTCAAAACTGGTTACTTCGTGTTTGCAGGATTGTTCTTCGAGCTGCGCTTGGGAACTCTTCCCAATCCAAGATCGTGTATTTGGTTGGTTGGGAAGGCTTTCCAAGCTTGCTCCTGGTCTTGGATTCCAAGATCAGCAAACTGTGCGGCGGACTTCGTTGTGA
- the LOC103411890 gene encoding probable serine/threonine-protein kinase PBL7 isoform X2 → MYVSMLLESARKCEDQGVSIEVKVTAGFPVKQVILQEIMACNAAWVILDRHLRRDMRFYLKKIPCKVAIIQDSLAVDVVRPHTTDDTDTMEHKLFFSLSKPVPLSNYQSNRNNEQPLSDSPESSDIQKTYLTSPTVKLRDYGSLLNLGSSPTQENSGVKTKADDKHSIVPQKIQKQNNAFRGRCSDAPILCSICGTRTEMYVKNSMTFSYSEIQLATNDFSKENLLGEGGYGHVYKGEFKDGQQIAAKVQKEASTQEFTEFHSEVYVLSFARHKNIVMLLGYCCKENLNILVYEYICHKSLEWHLFDEKAAVLEWHQRQEIAIGTAKGLRFLHEECRGSPIIHRDTRPSNILLTHDYVPMLGDFGFAKWKTASNDTDQTRIIGTLGYLAPEYAENGIVSVRTDVYAFGMVLLQLVTGRKIVDSNGEGQAQSLREWAEPIIQRLALHELIDRRLGDSYDTYEVYLMAKAAFLCVQRNPEMRPSMQEVVRVLEGENDNYHHLGEHFAPQYLTK, encoded by the exons GCACCTTAGACGGGATATGAGGTTCTACCTTAAGAAGATACCATGCAAGGTTGCAATAATACAAGATAGTTTGGCTGTGGATGTTGTAAGACCTCATACAACGGATGACACTGATACCATGGAACACAAATTGTTTTTTTCATTGTCCAAGCCTGTTCCACTATCCAATTATCAATCTAACAGAAACAATGAACAGCCACTCAGTGATTCACCTGAAAGTTCTGATATTCAGAAAACCTATTTGACTTCACCTACAGTTAAGTTACGAGACTATGGTTCTTTATTGAATCTAGGGTCTTCCCCTACTCAAGAAAATTCAG GTGTAAAAACCAAAGCAGACGATAAACACTCCATAGTTCCTCAAAAAATCCAGAAGCAAAATAACGCCTTCCGAGGAAGATGCTCAGATGCCCCAATTCTGTGTTCCATATGTGGAACACGGACTGAAATGTATGTCAAGAATTCTATGACATTCAGCTACTCAGAGATACAGCTTGCAACAAATGATTTTTCCAAGGAAAATTTATTGGGAGAAGGCGGATATGGTCATGTGTATAAAGGTGAGTTTAAGGACGGACAGCAGATTGCAGCAAAGGTGCAGAAAGAAGCAAGTACACAAGAATTTACAGAATTTCACTCTGAGGTCTATGTCTTGAGTTTTGCACGCCATAAGAACATTGTCATGCTGTTGGGTTATTGTTGCAAGGAGAACCTAAATATATTGGTTTATGAATATATTTGCCACAAGTCTCTTGAATGGCActtatttg ATGAAAAGGCAGCAGTTCTTGAGTGGCACCAAAGACAGGAAATCGCCATTGGAACTGCGAAGGGATTGCGTTTCCTCCACGAAGAATGTCGTGGAAGTCCTATAATTCACCGAGACACGCGACCAAGCAATATACTGCTAACACATGATTACGTTCCAATG TTAGGTGATTTTGGCTTCGCCAAATGGAAGACGGCGAGTAATGACACTGACCAGACAAGGATAATTGGCACACTAGG CTACCTTGCTCCAGAGTATGCAGAGAACGGTATTGTTTCTGTACGGACAGATGTATATGCCTTTGGCATGGTTCTGTTACAACTCGTAACTGGCCGCAAGATTGTTGATTCAAACGGAGAAGGGCAAGCTCAATCCCTACGGGAGTGG GCAGAACCAATAATCCAGAGGCTGGCACTACATGAACTCATTGATCGTCGTCTAGGAGATTCATATGACACATATGAAGTGTACCTCATGGCTAAAGCCGCATTCTTATGTGTACAAAGAAATCCTGAAATGCGTCCATCAATGCAAGAG GTTGTCCGCGTTCTTGAAGGTGAAAATGACAATTACCACCACCTAGGAGAGCACTTTGCACCTCAATATCTCACAAAGTGA